The Hymenobacter sp. 5317J-9 genome has a window encoding:
- the purF gene encoding amidophosphoribosyltransferase yields the protein MCGIVGFHGPDNVVGDMIVGLTALQHRGQDAAGIATFDDSFHLCKGQGLVNDVFKPKHVKKLKGNIGIGHVRYTTQGANDSDLAQPFTTSYPFGLAMVHNGNVINFRDVAKRLHDKYHVLPKTTNDLELIMYTFASELRVKDLDHISVVDIFDAVETTQELVKGAYATITVIAGHGLLAFTDPLGIRPLALGRRDTPNGPVYAFVSESTCFDYLDFEFVENVGPGQAIFIDNNYQVHRKNQYALPKNFCAFEQIYFAREDSVIHGRLVARERVRLGKILARKVVDAGLKPDMVIDVPSSGYFAASGLAEAIGVPYRRALVKNNHMGRSFIVPTQAGREDVVKKKLNPIREFVQGKKVAVVDDSIVRGTTSRRIVRLLREAGASEVYFISSAPPIVSPCIYGIDMAMSTELIAANYTTDEICRYIEADKVIYQDLQDLEELFAEEKGHGGSCFACFSGKYPTGDVTHYLRHIQEERASHRGDKKDKKSVSAKAPAPTEH from the coding sequence ATGTGCGGAATAGTAGGTTTTCACGGTCCCGATAACGTTGTAGGCGATATGATTGTCGGCCTCACTGCCCTGCAGCACCGGGGGCAGGACGCGGCCGGCATCGCCACCTTCGACGACTCGTTTCACCTGTGCAAAGGCCAGGGCCTCGTCAACGACGTGTTCAAGCCCAAGCACGTGAAGAAGCTTAAGGGCAACATCGGCATCGGGCACGTGCGCTACACCACCCAGGGCGCCAACGACTCCGACCTGGCCCAGCCCTTCACCACCAGCTACCCCTTCGGGCTGGCCATGGTGCACAACGGCAACGTCATCAACTTCCGCGACGTGGCCAAGCGCCTGCACGACAAGTACCACGTGCTGCCCAAAACCACCAACGACCTTGAGCTCATCATGTACACCTTCGCCTCGGAGCTGCGCGTGAAAGACCTCGACCACATTTCGGTGGTGGACATTTTCGATGCCGTGGAAACCACGCAGGAGCTGGTGAAGGGTGCTTACGCCACCATCACCGTCATTGCCGGCCACGGCCTGCTGGCCTTCACCGACCCGCTGGGCATCCGCCCGCTGGCGTTGGGGCGGCGCGACACGCCCAATGGCCCGGTCTACGCCTTCGTGTCGGAAAGCACCTGCTTCGATTACCTGGACTTTGAGTTTGTGGAGAATGTCGGCCCCGGCCAGGCCATTTTCATCGACAACAACTACCAAGTGCACCGCAAAAACCAGTATGCGCTGCCTAAGAACTTCTGCGCCTTCGAGCAGATTTATTTCGCCCGCGAAGACTCCGTGATTCATGGCCGCCTGGTGGCGCGCGAGCGGGTGCGGCTGGGTAAAATCCTGGCCCGCAAAGTGGTTGATGCCGGCCTGAAGCCCGACATGGTGATTGACGTGCCCAGCTCGGGCTACTTCGCCGCCTCCGGGCTGGCCGAGGCCATTGGCGTGCCCTACCGCCGCGCGCTGGTGAAGAATAACCACATGGGCCGCTCCTTCATCGTGCCCACCCAGGCCGGGCGCGAAGACGTGGTGAAGAAGAAGCTGAACCCCATCCGCGAGTTCGTGCAGGGCAAAAAGGTGGCCGTGGTGGACGACAGCATCGTGCGCGGCACCACCTCGCGCCGCATCGTGCGCCTGCTGCGCGAGGCGGGCGCTTCCGAGGTCTACTTTATTTCGAGCGCACCGCCCATCGTGTCGCCCTGCATCTACGGCATCGACATGGCCATGAGCACCGAGCTGATTGCGGCCAACTACACCACCGACGAAATCTGCCGCTACATCGAAGCCGATAAAGTCATTTACCAGGATTTACAGGATTTGGAGGAGCTGTTTGCCGAAGAAAAAGGCCACGGCGGCAGCTGCTTCGCCTGCTTCTCGGGCAAGTACCCGACGGGCGACGTGACGCACTACCTGCGCCACATTCAGGAGGAGCGCGCCAGCCACCGCGGCGACAAAAAGGACAAGAAGTCGGTGAGCGCCAAAGCGCCCGCGCCGACGGAGCATTAA
- a CDS encoding HAD-IIIA family hydrolase: protein MKLADLTARARRVRLVLTDCDGVLTDGGVYYSERGEEMKRFNIRDGMGVERLRHHGIATGIVTGEVSPSVRTRAAKLRIEELHLGIKDKPACLREIMARTGLTAHEIAFIGDDTNDLEILGMVGFSACPGDATSFARAAADFHCQTAGGHGCFRELAEFIIAAQSSGEAVK, encoded by the coding sequence ATGAAACTAGCCGACCTCACTGCCCGCGCCCGCCGCGTGCGCCTGGTGCTCACCGACTGCGACGGCGTGCTCACCGATGGCGGCGTGTACTACTCCGAGCGCGGCGAAGAGATGAAGCGTTTCAACATCCGCGACGGCATGGGCGTGGAGCGCCTGCGCCACCACGGCATTGCCACGGGCATCGTCACGGGCGAGGTGTCGCCGTCGGTGCGCACGCGGGCGGCCAAGCTGCGCATCGAGGAGTTGCACCTGGGCATCAAGGACAAGCCTGCCTGCCTGCGCGAAATCATGGCCCGCACCGGGCTGACCGCCCACGAGATTGCCTTTATCGGCGACGACACCAACGACCTCGAGATTCTGGGCATGGTGGGCTTTTCGGCTTGTCCCGGCGATGCGACCTCCTTTGCCCGCGCCGCGGCCGATTTTCACTGCCAGACCGCCGGCGGCCACGGCTGCTTCCGCGAGCTGGCCGAATTTATTATCGCCGCGCAGAGCAGCGGTGAAGCAGTGAAATAG
- the purD gene encoding phosphoribosylamine--glycine ligase: MAASKTLLLLGSGAREHALAEKLTRDGATVHVLPGNAGIPNSQPGFDPLDFEAVRAFAQAHDSRLIVVGPEAPLAAGITDFFAGSDIQVFGPTRSAARLESSKVWSKEFMRRHGVATAQAWPFRSDNIAAARAKAAELGGHVVIKYDGLAAGKGVYVCSSPEEAEAAFDDLQTSYSGWFSFLLEEKLTGPEISIIGLTDGHVIRLLATSQDHKQLLAGDQGPNTGGMGAYCPVPFADANVLAAIRRDIVDPTLRGLQNEQFEFRGFLYFGIMLTPTGPKLLEYNVRLGDPEAEVLLPALDSSLITLIEATLNGTLAQQGVKQRPGAFVGVVLASGGYPAPKFPTGFPITGLDNLPSGVRAYHGATRRNDAGELVTNGGRVLVLSAHGQDVEEATARAYEACARVTFEGAYFRPDIAQRPAPVLTPEAVN; the protein is encoded by the coding sequence TTGGCAGCCTCTAAAACCCTTCTCCTCCTTGGCTCCGGCGCGCGCGAGCACGCCCTGGCCGAAAAGCTGACCCGCGACGGGGCCACGGTGCACGTGCTGCCCGGCAACGCCGGCATCCCGAACAGCCAGCCGGGCTTCGACCCGCTGGATTTTGAGGCGGTACGCGCCTTTGCGCAAGCCCACGACTCCCGGCTGATAGTGGTGGGGCCGGAGGCACCGCTGGCGGCCGGCATCACCGACTTTTTTGCCGGGTCCGATATCCAGGTGTTTGGCCCCACGCGCTCGGCGGCGCGGCTGGAAAGCTCGAAGGTGTGGAGCAAGGAATTCATGCGCCGCCACGGCGTGGCCACGGCGCAGGCCTGGCCCTTCCGGAGCGACAACATTGCGGCGGCCCGCGCCAAAGCGGCCGAGCTGGGCGGGCACGTGGTAATAAAATACGACGGCCTGGCTGCCGGTAAGGGCGTGTACGTGTGCTCATCGCCGGAAGAAGCCGAAGCGGCGTTCGACGACCTGCAAACGAGCTATTCGGGCTGGTTTTCCTTTTTGCTCGAAGAAAAGCTGACCGGCCCCGAAATCAGCATCATCGGCCTCACCGATGGCCACGTTATCCGCCTGCTGGCCACGTCGCAGGACCACAAGCAACTGCTGGCCGGCGACCAGGGCCCCAACACCGGCGGCATGGGCGCCTACTGCCCCGTGCCCTTCGCCGATGCCAATGTGCTGGCCGCCATCCGCCGCGACATCGTGGACCCCACCCTGCGCGGCCTGCAAAACGAGCAATTCGAGTTCCGGGGCTTCCTGTACTTTGGCATCATGCTCACGCCCACCGGCCCCAAGCTGCTGGAATACAACGTGCGCCTCGGCGACCCCGAGGCCGAAGTGCTGCTGCCCGCCCTCGACAGCAGCCTGATAACGCTCATTGAAGCCACCCTCAACGGCACCCTGGCCCAGCAGGGCGTGAAGCAGCGCCCCGGCGCCTTCGTGGGCGTGGTGCTGGCCTCGGGCGGCTACCCGGCCCCCAAGTTTCCCACCGGCTTCCCCATCACCGGCCTCGACAACCTGCCCAGCGGCGTGCGCGCCTACCACGGCGCCACCCGGCGCAACGATGCCGGCGAACTGGTGACCAACGGCGGCCGCGTGCTCGTGCTCTCGGCCCACGGCCAGGATGTGGAGGAAGCCACCGCCCGCGCCTACGAAGCCTGCGCCCGCGTCACCTTCGAGGGCGCCTACTTCCGCCCCGACATTGCCCAGCGCCCCGCGCCGGTGCTAACCCCCGAAGCCGTAAATTGA
- a CDS encoding response regulator transcription factor has product MTRILLADDHTILRDGIRALLSADADLDVVGEASNGAEVLAILETTPADVVLMDVQMPVMDGFATMPELRRRFPEVHVLVLTMLDHENYVARMLEAGALGYVLKNAAISEITYAIRTVASGSPFLCTEIGLNMLYKAVANSSGVSSATTDDGAAHAGADLTARELEVLKLIAEGLTNGEIADKLFTSKRTIETHRQNIIAKTQAKNTAALIKLAVSRGLIS; this is encoded by the coding sequence ATGACCCGCATCCTGCTAGCCGACGACCACACCATTCTGCGCGACGGCATCCGGGCGTTGCTTTCCGCCGATGCCGACCTTGACGTGGTGGGCGAGGCCAGCAACGGCGCCGAGGTGCTGGCCATACTCGAAACCACGCCCGCCGACGTAGTGCTGATGGACGTGCAAATGCCCGTCATGGACGGCTTTGCCACCATGCCCGAGCTGCGCCGCCGCTTCCCGGAGGTACACGTGCTGGTGCTCACCATGCTCGACCACGAAAACTATGTGGCCCGCATGCTGGAAGCCGGCGCCCTGGGCTACGTGCTGAAGAACGCGGCCATCAGCGAAATCACCTACGCCATTCGGACGGTGGCGTCCGGCAGCCCGTTTTTGTGCACCGAAATTGGCCTGAATATGCTTTACAAGGCCGTGGCCAACTCCTCGGGCGTGAGCAGCGCCACCACCGACGACGGCGCCGCCCACGCCGGCGCCGACCTCACGGCCCGCGAATTGGAAGTGCTCAAGCTCATCGCCGAAGGCCTCACCAACGGCGAAATCGCCGACAAGCTGTTCACCAGCAAGCGCACCATCGAAACCCACCGCCAAAACATCATCGCCAAAACCCAGGCCAAGAACACCGCCGCCCTCATCAAGCTGGCCGTGAGCCGGGGGCTTATTTCTTAG
- a CDS encoding response regulator transcription factor has translation MIRLLLSDGHAPAREALRAGLVAAGGIEIVGEASHGDELLALPGTAAPTVVLLDLSLPGPDAFALLPALRGQYPQLRVLARGELSSEQYVARAFDLGSHGYVLKNAQMQELTHGLSAVAAGRPFLCSAIGLALLSRLYTGTPADGDAARLALGLSKREMEVLSLVAEGLTNAEIATKLFTSKRTVETHRQNIMDKTQTRNTAALIRLAAIQGLLPS, from the coding sequence ATGATTCGCCTGCTTCTCTCCGATGGCCACGCTCCTGCGCGCGAGGCACTCCGCGCGGGTTTGGTGGCAGCCGGGGGCATCGAAATAGTGGGCGAAGCCAGCCACGGCGATGAGCTGCTGGCCCTGCCGGGCACCGCCGCCCCCACAGTTGTGCTGCTCGACCTGAGCCTGCCCGGCCCCGATGCCTTTGCCCTGCTGCCGGCCCTGCGCGGCCAATACCCGCAGCTGCGGGTGCTGGCCCGCGGCGAGCTCAGCAGCGAGCAATACGTGGCGCGGGCCTTCGACCTGGGCAGCCACGGCTACGTACTCAAAAACGCGCAAATGCAGGAGCTGACCCACGGCTTGTCCGCCGTGGCCGCGGGCCGCCCCTTCTTATGCTCGGCCATTGGGCTGGCTCTGCTCAGCCGCCTCTACACCGGCACGCCCGCCGACGGCGACGCCGCCCGCCTGGCCCTGGGCCTGAGCAAGCGCGAAATGGAAGTGCTGAGTCTGGTGGCCGAAGGCCTCACCAACGCTGAAATTGCCACCAAGCTGTTCACCAGCAAGCGCACGGTCGAAACCCACCGCCAGAACATCATGGACAAGACCCAGACCCGCAACACAGCGGCCCTCATCCGGCTGGCGGCCATTCAGGGGCTACTGCCGAGCTGA
- a CDS encoding AIR synthase-related protein produces the protein MSTTNNPAGYSIEEGNAASRNAYGWAKKTFANRAGKPGEAAQDLDGGFANEIRFGNARLGISSDGIGTKIEVAERTGRYDTLGFDLVAMTADDLIVAGFVPTNLSNIIDVNHLDYDVVDQMMRGLHDACNFAQIAITGGEIAELGNRIGGWPGAKMNFNWCSTAIGSLHPSLARPLSGHTAQAGMAVVAIQSPSFRSNGYSLARKTLTRLFGDNWHEAPYDGPDADQYPTWGDAMLAPSLIYSPGVAALLDAGLPLHGAAHITGGGVADNFQRVLKNGLGAVLDNLFEPLPAMQRLLEIGDLSPETAYLYWNMGTGMLLVTEPASAAAVVASLQASGYAAQVAGHLTAERGVTLRVRAGELRYA, from the coding sequence ATGTCCACCACCAACAACCCCGCCGGCTACTCCATCGAAGAAGGCAACGCCGCTTCCCGCAACGCCTACGGCTGGGCCAAAAAGACCTTCGCCAACCGCGCCGGCAAGCCCGGCGAAGCCGCCCAGGACCTCGACGGCGGCTTTGCCAACGAAATTCGGTTCGGCAACGCCCGCCTCGGCATCAGCTCCGACGGCATCGGGACCAAGATTGAGGTGGCCGAGCGCACCGGCCGCTACGACACCCTGGGCTTCGACCTCGTGGCCATGACCGCCGACGACCTCATTGTGGCCGGCTTCGTGCCCACCAACCTCTCCAACATCATCGACGTGAACCACCTCGACTACGACGTGGTGGACCAGATGATGCGCGGCCTGCACGACGCCTGCAACTTCGCCCAAATCGCTATTACGGGCGGCGAAATTGCGGAGCTCGGCAACCGCATCGGCGGTTGGCCCGGTGCGAAAATGAACTTCAACTGGTGCTCCACGGCCATCGGCAGCCTGCACCCCAGCCTGGCGCGGCCCCTGAGCGGGCACACGGCCCAGGCCGGCATGGCCGTGGTGGCCATACAGTCGCCTTCGTTCCGCTCCAACGGCTACTCGCTGGCCCGCAAAACGCTGACGCGCCTCTTTGGCGACAACTGGCACGAGGCGCCTTATGACGGCCCCGACGCCGACCAGTACCCCACCTGGGGCGACGCCATGCTCGCGCCCTCGCTCATCTACTCGCCCGGGGTGGCAGCCCTGCTCGACGCCGGCCTGCCGCTGCACGGCGCGGCCCACATCACCGGCGGCGGCGTGGCCGACAACTTCCAGCGCGTGCTCAAAAACGGCCTTGGCGCGGTGCTCGACAACCTGTTTGAGCCCCTGCCCGCCATGCAGCGCCTGCTTGAAATCGGCGACCTCAGCCCTGAAACCGCCTACCTCTACTGGAACATGGGCACCGGCATGCTGCTGGTGACCGAACCGGCGTCGGCGGCGGCCGTGGTGGCCTCGCTGCAAGCCAGCGGCTACGCGGCGCAGGTGGCCGGCCACCTCACGGCCGAGCGCGGCGTGACCTTGCGCGTGCGGGCCGGAGAGCTGCGCTACGCCTAG
- the purN gene encoding phosphoribosylglycinamide formyltransferase yields the protein MKLLDSFEQFKQSAFSFGEGPEGRKARLAILLSGRGSNMLALLEATKTGVLKDLAEVVVVFSNKPDAFGLEAAAAMGCAVASLPSQGRKREAFDAEAAALLQRYRPDLVVLAGYMRILSPAFIQPFAGRIINIHPADTHQHQGLHAYEWAFENKLPETKITVHLVDEGLDTGPILAQQTVDLRGADTLAEVERRGLAVEHELYAETLAELITHTIRTSC from the coding sequence ATGAAGCTCCTCGACTCTTTTGAGCAATTCAAGCAGTCCGCTTTCTCTTTCGGAGAAGGGCCGGAGGGGAGGAAGGCGCGCTTGGCCATCCTGCTCTCGGGCCGGGGGTCCAACATGCTGGCACTGCTCGAAGCCACCAAAACCGGCGTACTGAAAGACCTGGCCGAAGTGGTGGTGGTGTTCAGCAATAAGCCCGACGCTTTCGGCCTCGAAGCAGCTGCCGCTATGGGCTGTGCCGTGGCCTCGCTGCCCAGCCAGGGCCGCAAGCGCGAAGCTTTCGATGCCGAAGCCGCCGCGCTGCTCCAACGGTACCGGCCAGATTTGGTGGTGCTGGCGGGATATATGCGCATCTTGTCGCCGGCCTTCATTCAGCCGTTTGCGGGCCGCATTATCAACATTCACCCCGCCGATACGCATCAGCACCAAGGGTTGCACGCTTACGAGTGGGCGTTCGAGAATAAGCTGCCCGAAACCAAAATCACCGTGCATCTGGTTGACGAGGGGCTCGATACCGGCCCCATTCTCGCTCAGCAAACGGTGGATTTGCGTGGGGCCGATACCCTGGCCGAAGTGGAGCGCCGCGGCCTAGCCGTGGAGCACGAGCTGTACGCGGAAACACTGGCGGAATTAATAACTCATACCATCAGAACGTCATGCTGA
- a CDS encoding phosphoribosylaminoimidazolesuccinocarboxamide synthase, with amino-acid sequence MNTLTHFASPQLPLLHRGKVRDSLRAPSGDRLIIVTDRLSAFDSVLETAIPHKGAVLNGLANYWFEKTAHIIPNHVIKLVDANAMLVKEAEPIKVEMVVRQYLTGSMWRGYQAGQRTFSGVTVPDGMTKHQPFPQAIVTPTTKEESDREITPDNLVSEGWVTKELYDQMAVKSQMLFAVGSQLLAEKGIILVDTKYEFGLLNGKLILIDEMHTPDSSRFWAAADYAKNPETAEQMDKEYVRQWLIANKKDGQYPRALTPEVAQEASRRYLDIYQRITGEALPTADTHGPDAPHTGRQDARARMLANLVQAGLMKDAWVNIVMDSLADKEHCEQLRRQFDGYDVFTQLRVASALNFGEALAGMAEIWNNSLEPGVVLAVAGLGGALAATVNVPVISCPPYKDYAELAMNLNSSVIMPSGTPNLTVVRPDNAAQAALRALNIPRLRERLSKDILATKAKLKAADEELRVL; translated from the coding sequence ATGAACACCCTCACCCACTTCGCTTCTCCCCAACTTCCGTTGCTGCACCGCGGCAAAGTGCGCGACAGCCTCCGTGCGCCCAGCGGCGACCGTCTCATCATCGTGACGGACCGTCTTTCGGCGTTCGACTCGGTGCTCGAAACGGCCATCCCCCACAAGGGCGCCGTACTCAACGGTCTGGCAAACTACTGGTTTGAAAAGACGGCGCACATCATCCCCAATCACGTTATCAAGCTCGTGGATGCCAACGCCATGCTGGTGAAGGAGGCCGAGCCCATCAAGGTAGAAATGGTGGTGCGCCAGTACCTGACGGGGTCGATGTGGCGCGGCTACCAGGCCGGCCAGCGCACGTTTTCGGGCGTGACGGTGCCCGATGGGATGACCAAGCACCAGCCCTTCCCGCAGGCCATTGTGACGCCGACCACCAAGGAGGAATCGGACCGCGAAATCACGCCCGACAACCTGGTGAGCGAAGGCTGGGTGACCAAGGAGCTGTACGACCAGATGGCGGTGAAAAGCCAGATGCTGTTTGCCGTGGGCTCGCAGCTGCTGGCCGAAAAGGGCATCATTCTGGTCGATACCAAGTACGAGTTTGGCCTGCTGAACGGCAAGCTGATTCTCATCGACGAGATGCACACGCCGGACTCCTCCCGCTTCTGGGCGGCGGCAGACTACGCCAAAAATCCCGAAACGGCCGAGCAAATGGACAAGGAGTACGTCCGTCAGTGGCTCATTGCCAACAAAAAAGACGGCCAGTACCCGCGCGCCCTCACCCCGGAAGTAGCGCAGGAAGCCAGCCGCCGCTACCTCGACATCTATCAGCGCATCACCGGCGAGGCCCTGCCCACGGCCGACACCCACGGCCCCGACGCCCCCCACACCGGCCGCCAGGACGCCCGCGCCCGCATGCTGGCCAACCTCGTGCAGGCCGGCCTGATGAAGGACGCCTGGGTGAACATTGTGATGGATTCGCTAGCTGACAAGGAGCATTGCGAGCAACTCCGCCGGCAGTTCGACGGCTACGACGTCTTCACGCAGCTGCGCGTGGCTTCGGCCCTCAACTTCGGCGAAGCCCTTGCCGGCATGGCCGAAATCTGGAACAACAGCCTGGAGCCCGGCGTCGTCCTCGCCGTGGCCGGCCTCGGCGGCGCCCTGGCGGCTACCGTGAACGTGCCCGTGATTTCGTGCCCACCCTACAAGGACTACGCCGAGCTGGCTATGAACCTAAACTCGTCGGTCATCATGCCCAGCGGCACGCCTAACCTGACGGTGGTGCGCCCCGACAACGCCGCCCAGGCCGCCCTGCGCGCCCTGAACATCCCCCGCCTCCGCGAGCGCCTGAGCAAGGACATCCTCGCCACCAAAGCCAAGCTGAAAGCGGCCGACGAAGAGTTGCGGGTGCTGTAA
- a CDS encoding DUF1345 domain-containing protein, protein MSKKRAAAPATTPEKNAPKLVRSLDVRWRLGLALLVGGLAAWLLPYALAPWISAAEIGPLARTVMGWVGFGAADLVQVLLGMWAADTEDIRCVAATEDLPRTLGFVLVLAAALASLGAVVGLLHSLDKLPPHVSTLHVALSVAAVVLAWLLVHVVFTLRYAHTYYDQDEETGCDVGGLVFPDDQGDATRPKLKPNYIDFAYFSFVIGMTAQTADIAIASRELRGVALLHGCVSFLFNTVIVALTIGTVGGLLN, encoded by the coding sequence ATGAGCAAGAAACGCGCCGCTGCCCCCGCCACCACGCCCGAAAAAAACGCCCCCAAACTGGTCCGCTCGCTCGACGTGCGCTGGCGGCTGGGGCTGGCGCTGCTGGTGGGCGGCCTGGCGGCTTGGCTGCTGCCCTACGCCCTGGCCCCGTGGATTTCGGCGGCCGAAATTGGCCCGCTGGCCCGCACCGTCATGGGCTGGGTCGGGTTTGGGGCGGCCGATTTGGTGCAGGTGCTGCTGGGCATGTGGGCGGCCGATACCGAAGACATTCGCTGCGTGGCCGCCACCGAAGACCTGCCCCGCACCCTGGGCTTCGTGCTGGTGCTGGCGGCGGCCCTGGCCAGCCTGGGCGCGGTGGTGGGCCTGCTGCATTCGCTCGACAAGCTGCCGCCCCATGTGAGCACGCTGCACGTGGCACTCAGCGTGGCCGCCGTGGTGCTGGCCTGGCTGCTGGTGCACGTGGTATTCACGCTGCGCTACGCCCACACGTATTACGACCAGGACGAGGAAACTGGCTGCGACGTGGGCGGCCTCGTGTTCCCCGACGACCAGGGCGACGCCACCCGGCCCAAGCTCAAGCCCAACTACATCGACTTCGCCTACTTCTCCTTCGTCATCGGCATGACGGCCCAAACTGCTGATATCGCCATTGCCAGCCGCGAACTGCGCGGCGTGGCGCTGCTGCACGGCTGCGTATCGTTTCTGTTCAATACCGTCATCGTGGCCCTCACCATCGGCACCGTGGGCGGCCTGCTGAACTAG
- a CDS encoding nicotinate phosphoribosyltransferase: MNTAPLSGLYAPSLALVTDLYQLTMAYGYWQQGMQDREAVFHLYFRKAPFAGGYAVAAGLALAVDWVENLHFSEDDLAYLGSLRGSKGAVMFPADFLDYLRQLKFTCDIDAVAEGTVVFGNEPLVRVRGPLLQAQLLETALLTLINFQTLIATKAARIREAAGPSDQVLEFGLRRAQGFDGGMGASRAAYLGGADATSNVLAGQRYGIPVKGTHAHSWVQAFGDETQAFSAYAQAFPDDSVFLVDTYDTIEGVRRAISVARDMRAQGHELAGIRLDSGDLAYLSREARAVLDEAGFTETRIVASNDLEENLITSLKQQGARIDTWGVGTQLVTAYNQAALGGVYKLAALRKADDSGWDFTIKLSEQVAKTSIPGILQVRRYLNEYGKPRADMLYNTAQPLPDQLILIDPADLTRRLAIKPETKFKELLEPVFRQGKRVLDLPTLAESRAHAQREVQSLDPSIRRFLNPHIFPVGLEKTLCEYRTELILEKKPVRGA; the protein is encoded by the coding sequence ATGAACACAGCCCCCCTTTCCGGCCTCTACGCGCCCTCGCTCGCCCTCGTCACCGACCTGTACCAGCTCACCATGGCCTACGGCTACTGGCAGCAGGGCATGCAGGACCGCGAGGCCGTGTTTCACCTCTACTTCCGCAAGGCACCCTTCGCGGGCGGCTACGCGGTGGCGGCGGGCCTGGCCCTGGCCGTGGACTGGGTCGAAAACCTGCATTTCTCCGAAGACGACCTGGCCTATCTCGGCAGCCTGCGCGGCAGCAAGGGCGCCGTCATGTTTCCGGCCGATTTTCTGGACTACCTGCGCCAGCTGAAGTTCACCTGCGACATCGACGCCGTGGCTGAAGGCACCGTGGTGTTTGGCAACGAGCCGCTGGTGCGCGTGCGCGGGCCGCTGCTGCAAGCCCAGCTGCTGGAAACGGCCCTGCTCACGCTCATCAATTTCCAGACCCTGATTGCCACCAAGGCCGCCCGCATTCGGGAGGCCGCCGGGCCTTCCGACCAGGTGCTGGAGTTTGGCCTGCGCCGCGCCCAGGGCTTCGATGGCGGCATGGGGGCCAGCCGGGCAGCCTACCTGGGCGGGGCCGATGCCACCAGCAACGTGCTGGCCGGGCAGCGCTACGGCATTCCGGTGAAGGGCACGCACGCCCACAGCTGGGTGCAGGCCTTTGGCGACGAGACGCAGGCGTTTTCGGCCTACGCGCAGGCTTTTCCCGACGACTCGGTGTTTCTGGTCGATACCTACGACACGATTGAGGGCGTGCGCCGGGCCATTTCGGTGGCGCGCGACATGCGGGCGCAGGGCCACGAGCTGGCCGGCATCCGGCTCGATTCGGGCGACCTGGCCTACCTCAGCCGCGAGGCGCGGGCGGTACTGGACGAGGCCGGTTTCACGGAAACGCGCATCGTGGCCAGCAACGACCTGGAAGAAAACCTCATCACCAGCCTCAAACAGCAGGGCGCCCGCATCGACACCTGGGGCGTGGGCACTCAGCTCGTGACGGCCTACAACCAGGCCGCGCTGGGGGGCGTGTACAAGCTGGCCGCCCTGCGCAAAGCCGACGACTCGGGCTGGGACTTCACCATCAAGCTCTCGGAGCAGGTGGCCAAAACCAGCATTCCGGGCATTTTGCAGGTGCGCCGCTACCTCAACGAGTACGGCAAGCCCCGCGCCGACATGCTCTACAACACCGCTCAGCCCCTCCCCGACCAGCTCATCCTCATCGACCCGGCCGACCTCACGCGCCGCCTCGCCATCAAGCCCGAAACCAAGTTTAAGGAGCTATTGGAGCCGGTGTTCCGCCAGGGCAAACGCGTGCTCGACCTGCCCACGCTGGCCGAAAGCCGCGCCCACGCCCAGCGCGAGGTGCAAAGCCTCGACCCCAGCATCCGGCGCTTCCTCAACCCCCACATTTTCCCGGTGGGTCTGGAAAAAACGCTTTGCGAGTACCGCACGGAGCTGATTCTGGAAAAAAAGCCGGTGCGCGGGGCGTAG